The Ziziphus jujuba cultivar Dongzao chromosome 7, ASM3175591v1 genome includes a region encoding these proteins:
- the LOC107425575 gene encoding UDP-glucuronate:xylan alpha-glucuronosyltransferase 1, whose amino-acid sequence MRGVMGTSPRVSIDDIYRRRLQRSRAKDSEKPFHLSIQDRSSKCKFPLLRLVLLIIISGTFVTLIYSPEVYSNNNQSQSASRGSFVNRWIWGGPDTRYISHIDIEWKDIIKAIKKVPLKNEYQGIGLLNFNGSEIDKWKQLIPDAAHIVLNLDHAAQNVTWDSLYPEWIDELEEEEVPTCPSLPKLNVPGRRIDLIAVKLPCRNEGNWSRDVARLHLQLEAARLAASSKAYYPVHLLFVTNCFPMPNLFTCKEIVAREGNAWLYKPNLNVVREKLQLPVGSCELALPLGGKEVVYSGNVRREAYATILHSADVYVCGAIAAAQSIRMLGSTRDLVILVDETISEYHRSGLEAAGWKIKTIQRIRNPKAEKDAYNEWNYSKFRLWQLTDYDKIIFIDADLLILRNIDFLFGMPEISATGNNGTLFNSGVMVIEPSNCTFQLLMEHINEIESYNGGDQGYLNEIFTWWHRIPKHMNFLKNFWIGDDEEVKEMKTRLFGAEPPILYVLHYLGLKPWLCYRDYDCNWNIDFMQEFASDVAHQKWWKVHDAMPEMLQQFCLLKSKQKAQLEWDRSQAEKDNYTDGHWRIRIQDGRLKKCIDKVCNWKKMLKHWGETNWTDIDEYVAQTPPAITSASLSGL is encoded by the exons TGatgacatatatagaagaagaTTACAGAGGAGTAGAGCTAAAGATTCTGAGAAGCCTTTCCACCTATCCATCCAAGATAGAAGTTCAAAATGCAAATTTCCTCTGCTAAGACTTGTTCTACTTATTATCATTTCTGGCACTTTTGTAACACTAATATACTCTCCAGAGGTTTACAGCAATAACAATCAATCACAGTCCGCTTCTCG GGGAAGTTTTGTCAACAGGTGGATATGGGGTGGTCCAGATACACGATATATATCACACATAGACATTGAATGGAAGGATATCATAAAAGCTATAAAGAAAGTTCCTTTGAAGAATGAATATCAAGGAATTGGACTATTGAACTTCAATGGGAGCGAGATTGATAAGTGGAAGCAGCTTATTCCTGATGCTGCACACATTGTTCTGAATCTAGACCATGCTGCACAAAATGTGACTTGGGATTCCCTGTATCCAGAATGGATAGATGAgttagaagaagaagaggtgCCTACTTGTCCATCTCTACCAAAGCTCAATGTCCCGGGAAGACGGATAGATCTCATAGCTGTGAAGCTTCCTTGTCGAAATGAAGGGAATTGGTCAAGAGATGTTGCTAGACTGCACTTGCAACTCGAAGCAGCGAGACTTGCAGCCTCTTCAAAAGCTTACTACCCTGTTCATTTGCTTTTTGTCACAAACTGCTTTCCAATGCCAAATCTTTTCACTTGCAAAGAAATTGTTGCTCGGGAGGGAAATGCTTGGTTATACAAGCCAAACTTGAATGTTGTCAGAGAGAAACTCCAGCTCCCGGTTGGTTCCTGTGAACTTGCACTTCCTCTCGGTGGAAAAG AGGTGGTTTATTCGGGAAATGTTCGTCGAGAGGCGTATGCAACTATTCTCCATTCAGCAGATGTTTATGTTTGTGGAGCAATCGCTGCTGCTCAAAGTATTCGAATGTTGGGATCAACTAGAGACCTTGTCATACTTGTTGATGAGACAATTAGCGAGTATCACAGGAGTGGACTCGAAGCAGCTGGTTGGAAGATCAAAACAATCCAAAGGATAAGGAACCCGAAGGCTGAGAAAGATGCATACAATGAATGGAACTACAGCAAATTTCGGCTATGGCAGCTGACCGACTATGACAAAATCATATTCATTGATGCCGATTTGCTTATACTGAGAAACATCGATTTCTTATTTGGGATGCCAGAAATCTCAGCAACAGGAAACAACGGTACACTTTTCAACTCTGGTGTGATGGTCATTGAGCCGTCAAATTGCACATTCCAGCTTTTGATGGAACATATTAATGAGATAGAGTCCTATAATGGTGGAGATCAAGGATATCTGAATGAGATCTTTACATGGTGGCATAGGATTCCGAAACACATGAATTTCTTGAAGAACTTCTGGATTGGTGATGATGAAGAGGTGAAAGAAATGAAGACTAGACTCTTTGGTGCTGAGCCTCCAATCTTATATGTCTTGCACTATCTGGGTTTGAAGCCATGGTTGTGTTATCGAGACTATGATTGCAATtggaatattgattttatgcaaGAATTTGCAAGTGATGTTGCTCATCAAAAATGGTGGAAAGTTCACGACGCAATGCCTGAGATGTTGCAGCAGTTTTGCCTTTTGAAATCAAAGCAAAAGGCACAGTTGGAATGGGATAGAAGTCAAGCTGAAAAAGATAACTACacagatggacattggagaatTAGAATCCAAGATGGAAGGTTGAAGAAATGCATAGACAAAGTATGCAATTGGAAGAAAATGTTGAAGCATTGGGGAGAAACAAATTGGACAGATATTGACGAGTATGTTGCTCAAACCCCACCAGCGATTACTTCTGCTTCTCTTTCTGGTTTATGA